In a single window of the Necator americanus strain Aroian chromosome X, whole genome shotgun sequence genome:
- a CDS encoding hypothetical protein (NECATOR_CHRX.G26583.T1) encodes MAPSLTRKEVSQHNNNKSAWFVIGNKVYDVTKFLDEHPGGCEVLLEQAGGDATEAFEDVGHSTDARQMREEYLVGDIVEGEKQLYSYDKKTWTTSSSDNQQRGASSNPLEALIYPGLIAIVVALIYYLLSN; translated from the exons ATGGCGCCTTCCCTTACAAGGAAGGAGGTAtcacaacacaacaacaacaaatcaGCTTGGTTCGTAATCGGCAACAAAGTTTACGATGtcacaaaatttttggatGAG CATCCTGGAGGTTGCGAAGTGCTGCTGGAGCAAGCTGGCGGTGATGCAACCGAAGCATTTGAAGACGTCGGTCATTCAACAGATGCTCGTCAAATGAGAGAAGAGTATCTCGTAGGAGATATTGTTGAA GGAGAGAAGCAGTTATATTCTTACGACAAAAAGACGTGGACCACCAGTTCGTCGGATAATCAACAGAG AGGAGCGTCGTCGAATCCGTTGGAAGCATTGATTTACCCTGGTTTGATCGCCATTGTGGTTGCCCTCATATACTATCTTCTGTCCAATTAG
- a CDS encoding hypothetical protein (NECATOR_CHRX.G26584.T3), with the protein MECEPRIEDGSVPVDGTELNKVDCFKYLESEVTSTGDIDQECRARVNATWDGSMVVRPVAIVLLRMLDESLRKSVARYGDADVEVMGVNRREATPQTKDTLVRLCEVEYDRCAFVYGSCSRSNQMEDRKQKGGLYNNEGQTLGRRRG; encoded by the exons atggagtgcgaaCCAAGGATTGAAGATGGTTCAGTTCctgtcgatggcaccgaattaaacaaagtggactgtttcaagtaccttgaatccgaagtgacttccacaggcgacattgatcaagaatgTCGAGCTCGTGTTAATGCGACATGg GACGGTTCTatggttgtgcgtcctgttgcgaTCGTTCTATTGCGAATGCTGGACGAAAGCCTTAGAAAAAgtgttgcacgctatggagatgcggatgttgaggtgatGGGTGTtaatag GCGTGAGGCCACACCGCAGACCAAGGATACGCTGGTTAGACTGTGTGAAGTTGAATATGATAGATGTGCGTTCGTGTACGGCTCATGCTCCAGAtcgaaccaaatggaagacaggaagcagaaaggcggacTCTACAACAACgagggacaaacgctaggaagaagaagaggctAG
- a CDS encoding hypothetical protein (NECATOR_CHRX.G26584.T1): protein MVVRPVAIVLLRMLDESLRKSVARYGDADVEVMGVNRREATPQTKDTLVRLCEVEYDRCAFVYGSCSRSNQMEDRKQKGGLYNNEGQTLGRRRG, encoded by the exons atggttgtgcgtcctgttgcgaTCGTTCTATTGCGAATGCTGGACGAAAGCCTTAGAAAAAgtgttgcacgctatggagatgcggatgttgaggtgatGGGTGTtaatag GCGTGAGGCCACACCGCAGACCAAGGATACGCTGGTTAGACTGTGTGAAGTTGAATATGATAGATGTGCGTTCGTGTACGGCTCATGCTCCAGAtcgaaccaaatggaagacaggaagcagaaaggcggacTCTACAACAACgagggacaaacgctaggaagaagaagaggctAG
- a CDS encoding hypothetical protein (NECATOR_CHRX.G26584.T2) has product MECEPRIEDGSVPVDGTELNKVDCFKYLESEVTSTGDIDQECRARVNATWVKWKMATGVLCDKKVPV; this is encoded by the coding sequence atggagtgcgaaCCAAGGATTGAAGATGGTTCAGTTCctgtcgatggcaccgaattaaacaaagtggactgtttcaagtaccttgaatccgaagtgacttccacaggcgacattgatcaagaatgTCGAGCTCGTGTTAATGCGACATGggtgaaatggaaaatggcaacaggcgtgctgtgcgacaagaaagtccctgtttga
- a CDS encoding hypothetical protein (NECATOR_CHRX.G26586.T1), protein MRSVMAPSPYRLHIFEQWPQHSYLGKIPGASDMRLATLNDGTNTGRSRELADRLTNRIACAVYRRLGGKAPSQGNQALATSSSTTAHQIAMALSVTAVDRLSDRLTAAKADTGEVELRVVSAYAPQVGCSKEEKACFWEDLEQYVQSLEGEEELLIGGDFNGPVDRVAAQQHLLVMNLKIFRLRERHPRTEAQRIKWWNLKDREEVFSASVAPPTLPHPTRGVEEMWSPTSSVMRTLDRGEQSGKNDSRQVQYTQGYIVLERAAIRAEDCGA, encoded by the exons ATGCGATCGGTTATGGCTCCATCACCCTACAGATTGCATATTTTTGAGCAGTGGCCGCAGCACAGTTACCTTGGTAAAATCCCCGGAGCATCAGATA tgcgtttggcaacacttaacgatGGGACGAATACCGGAAGAAgccgtgaactggcagaccgTCTTACAAACCGAATTGCATGTgctgtgtacaggagactcggtggaaaggctccaagtcaAGGGAATCAGGCGTtggctacaagctcatctaccactgcacatcaaatcgcaatggcaTTG agcgtcacagcggtggatcgactatcagATCGCCTAACGGCTGCAAAAGcagatacaggagaagtggaattgcgagtcgtctctgccTATGCGCCACAGGTGGGCTGtagtaaagaagagaaggcgtgcttttgggaagatctggagcagtatgtccaatccctggaaggcgaagaagAACTTCTAATCGGAGGTGACTTCAATGGACctgtcg accgtgtcgctgcccaacagcATTTGCTCGTCATGAACTTAAAAATCTTCCGTCTAAGggagagacatccaaggactgaagcacagcgcatcaaatggtggaatctaaAGGATCGAGAGGAGGTATTCTCCGCATCCGTGGCTCCGcctacacttccccaccctacccgtggtgtggaggaaatgtggtctcCTACTTCCAGCGTCATGCGTACGCTTGACCGTGGAGAACAGTCTGGGAAAAACGACTCTAGGCAAGTTCAATATACACAAGGCTACATAGTTTTGGAACGAGCTGCAATTCGTGCTGAAGATTGTGGTGCCTAA
- a CDS encoding hypothetical protein (NECATOR_CHRX.G26585.T1) — translation MNLKIFRLRERHPRTEAQRIKWWNLKDREEVFSASVAPPTLPHPTRGVEEMWSPTSSVMRTLDRGEQSGKNDSRQVQYTQGYIVLERAAIRAEDCGA, via the coding sequence ATGAACTTAAAAATCTTCCGTCTAAGggagagacatccaaggactgaagcacagcgcatcaaatggtggaatctaaAGGATCGAGAGGAGGTATTCTCCGCATCCGTGGCTCCGcctacacttccccaccctacccgtggtgtggaggaaatgtggtctcCTACTTCCAGCGTCATGCGTACGCTTGACCGTGGAGAACAGTCTGGGAAAAACGACTCTAGGCAAGTTCAATATACACAAGGCTACATAGTTTTGGAACGAGCTGCAATTCGTGCTGAAGATTGTGGTGCCTAA
- a CDS encoding hypothetical protein (NECATOR_CHRX.G26587.T1): MYFLFLLVFVAVSSSQIETSRKCGWDTTGLPEEESGTHQNRSPQQSAEIIEWRRGQGVIDDPRIRAH, encoded by the exons atgtatttcttatttctcctCGTCTTTGTGGCTGTGTCGTCATCCCAAATCGAAACTTCTAGGAAATGTGGTTGGGACACCACAGGTCTTCCAGAG GAGGAGAGTGGCACACACCAAAATCGGTCGCCTCAGCAGAGTGCTGAAATAATT GAATGGAGAAGAGGTCAGGGTGTTATCGACGACCCAAGGATACGCGCGCACTGA
- a CDS encoding hypothetical protein (NECATOR_CHRX.G26588.T1) encodes MTSFIQYYMVERRGDPKGLWYMDDLGGDLYLMLFPDSPTNIGIDPDYLAKGRVDKLTTTIKCRDGKWTLHESSIRMTHLLCDQYIIDKKKAANSPFKIVGSFLNATTTMPTPETVSDFDDDVEVKDETITEPMATEVIGMSISSFHGTTNIETTTLPPGTDKWTISEEVSTTNQSVNSVLPTRIPETVSPILSTVTSEKTKQVLAVTTSGVTTTPMTTLSMDSLVTERDEVLRKTELKISNSDGDSVAADDVRKIHSRRINPDAAITTTTAKAAVAGTDTPFADLFNDIPSRASLLKTVGNEQMTTESTKSVSHGNRVVKAKFSNLEIPPQIDPYDGGSQWSGNEPAPKKLFQVKSVKQWKQGKLTKTKGFQRKVAHPKRVVLKMRPLAREQQRRPLKKSKRSRNRRRRNQRAQQRSFRQNNKNS; translated from the exons ATGACCTCATTCATACAGTATTATATGGTAGAAAGAAGAGGTGATCCAAAAGGACTGTGGTACATG GACGACCTTGGCGGTGACCTGTACTTGATGCTTTTTCCAGATTCACCAACTAACATAGGCATTGATCCAGACTATCTTGCCAAGGGCAGGGTAGACAAATTGACCACTACA ATAAAGTGCAGAGACGGGAAGTGGACGCTACATGAAAGCAGTATTCGAATGACTCATCTGTTATGCGACCAGTATATAATTGATAAGAAAAAGGCTGCAAACTCTCCATTCAAGATTGTGGGTTCATTCCTAAATGCGACAACGACGATGCCGACACCAGAAACAGTGAGTGACTTCGACGACGATGTTGAAGTGAAGGATGAGACAATCACAGAACCGATGGCTACTGAAGTAATTGGGATGAGCATAAGCAGTTTCCACGGAACAACAAATATCGAAACTACCACATTACCGCCGGGAACTGATAAGTGGACCATTTCGGAAGAAGTGAGTACCACCAATCAGTCAGTCAACTCGGTCTTGCCTACTAGGATCCCAGAAACTGTTAGTCCAATTTTATCCACAGTAACTTCGGAGAAAACGAAACAAGTACTGGCAGTGACTACATCAGGAGTTACAACTACCCCTATGACGACTCTTTCTATGGACTCACTGGTAACTGAGAGAGACGAAGTCCTGAGAAAGACTGAGCTGAAGATCTCAAATTCTGACGGCGACTCAGTAGCTGCTGATGATGTTAGAAAAATTCACTCTAGAAGAATCAACCCCGACGCTGCAATTACAACAACAACGGCAAAGGCGGCAGTTGCCGGAACGGACACCCCTTTCGCGGACCTTTTCAATGATATTCCATCTAGAGCGTCTTTGCTAAAGACGGTAGGGAATGAGCAGATGACAACAGAGTCTACAAAAAGTGTATCGCACGGAAACCGTGTTGTGAAAGCgaagttttcaaatttggAAATCCCACCTCAAATTGATCCCTATGACGGCGGAAGCCAGTGGTCGGGAAACGAACCCGCACCAAAGAAGTTATTTCAAGTTAAATCAGTGAAGCAGTGGAAACAAGGAAAACTTACCAAAACCAAAGGATTTCAACGTAAAGTGGCACATCCAAAACGAGTGGTCTTAAAAATGCGACCACTTGCAAGAGAGCAACAAAGGAGACCGCTCAAAAAGTCCAAAAGATccagaaatagaagaagaaggaatcaACGCGCACAACAGAGATCTTTTCGtcagaacaacaaaaatagttAA
- a CDS encoding hypothetical protein (NECATOR_CHRX.G26588.T2), protein MTHLLCDQYIIDKKKAANSPFKIVGSFLNATTTMPTPETVSDFDDDVEVKDETITEPMATEVIGMSISSFHGTTNIETTTLPPGTDKWTISEEVSTTNQSVNSVLPTRIPETVSPILSTVTSEKTKQVLAVTTSGVTTTPMTTLSMDSLVTERDEVLRKTELKISNSDGDSVAADDVRKIHSRRINPDAAITTTTAKAAVAGTDTPFADLFNDIPSRASLLKTVGNEQMTTESTKSVSHGNRVVKAKFSNLEIPPQIDPYDGGSQWSGNEPAPKKLFQVKSVKQWKQGKLTKTKGFQRKVAHPKRVVLKMRPLAREQQRRPLKKSKRSRNRRRRNQRAQQRSFRQNNKNS, encoded by the coding sequence ATGACTCATCTGTTATGCGACCAGTATATAATTGATAAGAAAAAGGCTGCAAACTCTCCATTCAAGATTGTGGGTTCATTCCTAAATGCGACAACGACGATGCCGACACCAGAAACAGTGAGTGACTTCGACGACGATGTTGAAGTGAAGGATGAGACAATCACAGAACCGATGGCTACTGAAGTAATTGGGATGAGCATAAGCAGTTTCCACGGAACAACAAATATCGAAACTACCACATTACCGCCGGGAACTGATAAGTGGACCATTTCGGAAGAAGTGAGTACCACCAATCAGTCAGTCAACTCGGTCTTGCCTACTAGGATCCCAGAAACTGTTAGTCCAATTTTATCCACAGTAACTTCGGAGAAAACGAAACAAGTACTGGCAGTGACTACATCAGGAGTTACAACTACCCCTATGACGACTCTTTCTATGGACTCACTGGTAACTGAGAGAGACGAAGTCCTGAGAAAGACTGAGCTGAAGATCTCAAATTCTGACGGCGACTCAGTAGCTGCTGATGATGTTAGAAAAATTCACTCTAGAAGAATCAACCCCGACGCTGCAATTACAACAACAACGGCAAAGGCGGCAGTTGCCGGAACGGACACCCCTTTCGCGGACCTTTTCAATGATATTCCATCTAGAGCGTCTTTGCTAAAGACGGTAGGGAATGAGCAGATGACAACAGAGTCTACAAAAAGTGTATCGCACGGAAACCGTGTTGTGAAAGCgaagttttcaaatttggAAATCCCACCTCAAATTGATCCCTATGACGGCGGAAGCCAGTGGTCGGGAAACGAACCCGCACCAAAGAAGTTATTTCAAGTTAAATCAGTGAAGCAGTGGAAACAAGGAAAACTTACCAAAACCAAAGGATTTCAACGTAAAGTGGCACATCCAAAACGAGTGGTCTTAAAAATGCGACCACTTGCAAGAGAGCAACAAAGGAGACCGCTCAAAAAGTCCAAAAGATccagaaatagaagaagaaggaatcaACGCGCACAACAGAGATCTTTTCGtcagaacaacaaaaatagttAA
- a CDS encoding hypothetical protein (NECATOR_CHRX.G26589.T1) encodes MFVLALLADTVAVKPHELGKELGAVLRRRINQRLSNKVVPELGLCICVYDLLEVGVTYILPGEGSGHTRVKFRLVVFRPHVDEVIQARVVSSNSRGLTLSVEFFEDITIPAERLPEPHVFEQSEQVWYWEYPSEDGQPPARLYMDPGKTVRFRVVENIFRDVKPNLTPEEAQKEKSYEIIGTMAETGLGCVAWWSQDAAEDAGEEVEDMEEE; translated from the exons ATGTTCGTGCTAGCGCTACTCGCGGATACTGTAGCTGTAAAACCTCACGAACTCGGGAAAGAGCTCGGTGCA GTTCTGAGACGTCGTATCAACCAGCGGCTTTCCAACAAGGTAGTGCCTGAGTTAGGTCTCTGTATATGTGTTTACGATCTTCTCGAAGTCGGCGTCACATATATTCTGCCCGGCGAAGGCAGTGGACATACAAGAGTGAAG TTTCGGCTGGTAGTTTTTCGCCCTCACGTTGACGAGGTTATCCAAGCACGGGTTGTTTCTTCTAATAGTCGTGGACTGACTTTATCAGTAGAGTTTTTCGAAGATATCACAATTCCTGCTGAGCGACTCCCTGAACCACATGTTTTTGAACAAAGCGAACAG GTTTGGTATTGGGAGTATCCATCTGAAGACGGACAACCGCCTGCAAGACTTTACATGGATCCCGGAAAAACAGTACGATTTCGAGTAGTGGAGAACATATTCAG AGATGTTAAACCGAATCTTACCCCAGAAGAGgcacaaaaggaaaaatcataTGAAATTATTGGAACAATGGCTGAGACGGGGCTAGGATGTGTTGCTTGGTGGTCGCAGGATGCAGCTGAAGATGCCGGTGAAGAGGTTGAAGACATGGAGGAAGAGTAA